The following is a genomic window from Flavobacteriales bacterium.
CACCACCGATAGCGTGCGCATCTCTGAGAAAGCCCTTTGCAAGCACGTCTTCAAAAAACACGGAATCACGGAAGAGGAGTACAACCGGTCGTTTACCTGGTACAGCGAGCACCTCGAAGAGTTTGACGAAGTATACGTCAAGGTAATCGAAAAGCTCAATCAAATGGAAGCGGCGCGGCAACAGCTGCGTAACCGTTGAGCGCTATTCTATTGGAAAATGCTTTGCCGTTTCTTGAATAGTACGGCCTAGCGGCCGGAAACGGAAGTCAAGCGCTCGCTCCAACTTTTCACTACTGTAATAGACCTTTTGCTGTGCGGTTCGCGCAGTTTCTTTGGTCACCATGGGCGAACCGCCCATGAGTCTGGACCGTAGCCATTCGGCTCGCCAAACAATGCTTCCAAGCCATTTTGGCGTATTTCGATGAGGTGGCTTAACCCCAAGCGCTTCAGCGATCATCGTGAATACCTCGCGGTACGATCTATTCTCGGCCGATACTGCGAATCGCTCGTTCACAATATCGCTGTTAGCGAGTTGTACCAGAGCAGAGGCTACGTCTCGAACGTCTACGAAACCGTTTATTCCTTCCGAGTAAAAAGAGAATCCATTCGCGATACTCGAGAATACCTTTGAAGAGCCCGCTTCCCAAAATCCGGGACCAAGGATGAGGCTCGGGTTCACCATAACGGCCGGTAAGCTCTCCTGTGTGCCCTTCCAAACTTGTTGCTCGGCCGCA
Proteins encoded in this region:
- a CDS encoding DUF4296 domain-containing protein, whose protein sequence is MIDLNGIKCFLVKPIAIGFSIALIAAACAREKRPSDVFDQKRMVEIMVDVHLAEGAEKTDLLTTDSVRISEKALCKHVFKKHGITEEEYNRSFTWYSEHLEEFDEVYVKVIEKLNQMEAARQQLRNR
- a CDS encoding NAD-dependent epimerase/dehydratase family protein, which produces MIFVTGGTGLVGSHLLFELAQRSQPIRALYRSEERRNHVLEVFGFYSNEPEELFQRIEWIEGNLHDLGILEDVMKDVELVYHCAALVSFDARDRDRLFKINEEGTANIVHTALSAGVKKLAYVSSVASLGRVDDETAINEKNVWKSGPANSQYAISKYAAEQQVWKGTQESLPAVMVNPSLILGPGFWEAGSSKVFSSIANGFSFYSEGINGFVDVRDVASALVQLANSDIVNERFAVSAENRSYREVFTMIAEALGVKPPHRNTPKWLGSIVWRAEWLRSRLMGGSPMVTKETARTAQQKVYYSSEKLERALDFRFRPLGRTIQETAKHFPIE